A genome region from Bacteroides stercoris ATCC 43183 includes the following:
- a CDS encoding LytR/AlgR family response regulator transcription factor translates to MDKYKVVIVDDDDVALENLSFELWKDARFSLEGTARNGRKGKKLIMKVQPDLLFLDVEMPDMTGLELLQEIRDYVSWNMRVVFYTAYDKYMIQAIREAAFDYLLKPFDERDLKEILTRFTQQVETTGQRVSFPVGNPMHTGQTFIVFTPTNDMRALRPAEIGFFRYCSERKQWEVVLNDQLPLALRRGMTAEQITSFSPCFVQIHQSYIINIDYLMLIRDNRCVLYPPFDKITELLVSKKFKKELQERFCL, encoded by the coding sequence ATGGACAAATACAAAGTCGTTATAGTAGATGATGATGACGTAGCTCTTGAAAATTTGAGCTTTGAGTTGTGGAAAGATGCCCGCTTCTCTTTGGAAGGTACTGCACGGAATGGTAGGAAAGGGAAGAAGCTTATTATGAAAGTGCAACCCGATTTGCTGTTTTTGGATGTAGAGATGCCGGACATGACGGGGCTGGAACTGTTGCAGGAGATACGCGATTATGTATCGTGGAATATGAGGGTCGTATTTTATACGGCGTACGACAAGTATATGATACAGGCTATTCGGGAAGCGGCATTCGATTATCTGCTGAAACCTTTCGATGAACGGGATTTGAAAGAGATTCTGACACGCTTTACCCAACAGGTTGAAACCACCGGGCAGCGGGTATCGTTTCCGGTAGGAAATCCCATGCATACCGGACAGACTTTCATCGTTTTTACTCCAACTAATGATATGCGTGCGTTGCGCCCTGCCGAGATAGGATTTTTCCGTTATTGTTCCGAACGCAAACAGTGGGAGGTCGTGCTGAATGACCAGTTGCCTCTGGCTTTGCGCCGCGGTATGACTGCCGAACAGATTACATCGTTCTCTCCGTGTTTTGTGCAGATACATCAATCGTATATTATCAATATAGATTATCTGATGCTCATACGGGATAACAGGTGTGTGCTATACCCGCCTTTTGATAAAATTACGGAGTTACTTGTCTCGAAGAAATTTAAGAAGGAATTGCAAGAACGTTTCTGTTTGTGA
- a CDS encoding YhcG family protein: MAKNTKIQTVDNLTDNFRGYAALLRKIKQRVLIAQQRIIYAANEEMLRMYWDVGEMLQQSQDADGWGKKTLQRLAVDLKNDYSEIKGFSVRNMQCMIQFFNEYNQELTMVKGAVSPITQSLIAQLEKYNFTLPIKHLGWTHNLILLQQVKDIRARYWYMIQSITSHWNTRYLQEAIKLDDYGKHGALANNFTETLPAPEANDVKSMLKDPYIFDMLTFTDQYNERDVEIGLVKHVEKFLVEMGAGFAFMGRQYHIEVSGDDYYIDILMYNAFLHRYLVIELKDTEFMPEYIGKLNFYCSAVDDILCREGDNRTIGLLLCKSKDRIKAEYALRDIQKPIGISDYELGHALPKDFRGSLPTIEEIEKELASDNQ, encoded by the coding sequence ATGGCTAAGAACACAAAGATACAAACGGTTGATAACTTGACGGATAACTTCCGTGGCTATGCGGCATTGCTTCGCAAAATCAAGCAACGGGTACTGATTGCCCAGCAACGGATAATTTATGCCGCCAACGAAGAAATGCTTCGGATGTATTGGGATGTTGGCGAAATGTTACAGCAAAGCCAAGATGCAGACGGTTGGGGCAAGAAAACCTTACAACGGTTGGCTGTGGATTTGAAGAATGATTATTCCGAGATAAAGGGCTTTTCTGTACGCAATATGCAGTGCATGATACAGTTCTTCAACGAATATAATCAGGAACTTACAATGGTGAAAGGAGCAGTTTCTCCAATTACGCAATCACTGATTGCGCAATTAGAAAAATATAATTTCACCCTCCCCATAAAGCATTTGGGATGGACGCATAATCTTATTCTCTTACAACAGGTCAAGGACATTCGGGCACGTTATTGGTACATGATTCAGAGCATTACATCGCATTGGAATACACGTTATCTGCAAGAAGCCATCAAACTTGACGACTACGGCAAGCACGGAGCGTTAGCAAACAACTTCACTGAAACCCTCCCAGCACCGGAAGCAAACGATGTGAAGTCCATGCTCAAAGACCCGTATATATTCGATATGCTGACTTTCACCGACCAATACAATGAGCGTGATGTGGAAATCGGCTTGGTGAAGCATGTAGAAAAATTTCTCGTAGAAATGGGAGCTGGATTCGCCTTCATGGGGCGGCAATATCACATAGAGGTGTCGGGCGATGATTATTACATCGATATATTAATGTATAATGCATTCCTGCACAGATATTTAGTGATTGAATTGAAAGATACGGAGTTCATGCCGGAATATATCGGCAAATTGAATTTTTATTGTTCTGCCGTGGATGATATTCTTTGTCGAGAGGGAGATAACCGAACGATTGGATTGTTGCTTTGCAAGAGCAAAGACCGTATCAAGGCTGAATATGCCTTGCGTGATATTCAGAAGCCTATCGGAATCTCTGATTATGAATTAGGGCACGCCTTACCGAAAGACTTCCGAGGTAGTTTGCCTACTATTGAAGAAATCGAGAAAGAATTGGCATCTGATAATCAGTGA
- the hemW gene encoding radical SAM family heme chaperone HemW, translating into MAGIYIHIPFCKTRCIYCDFYSTTRSELKSRYIHALCKELQMRKEYLRGEPVETIYFGGGTPSQLAEEDFREVFETIRKYYGMEHCREITLEANPDDLTEAYAAMLQNLPFNRISMGIQTFDDSTLKLLNRRHNAAQAVNAVKHCRHAGFNNISIDLIYGLPGETDERWKRDLQQAVSLNVEHISAYHLTYEEGTRIYELLQAHRIREVDEESSVRFFSTLIDTLGSAGYEHYEISNFCRSDMYSRHNTSYWKGIPYLGCGPSAHSFNTDTREWNVASLEKYIHAIENNQRLSEQEHLDRTTCYNECIMTSIRTRWGVPLNDIEQKFGKELWQYCFDMARPHLDCGNLEIYDNNRLCLSRKGIFVSDGIISDLMFVES; encoded by the coding sequence ATGGCAGGCATCTACATCCATATTCCCTTTTGCAAGACACGCTGCATCTATTGCGATTTCTACTCCACCACCCGCAGCGAACTGAAAAGCCGCTATATCCATGCGTTGTGCAAGGAGTTGCAGATGCGGAAAGAATATCTGAGGGGAGAGCCAGTCGAAACGATTTACTTCGGTGGTGGAACCCCCTCACAGCTTGCCGAAGAGGATTTCCGCGAAGTATTTGAAACCATCCGGAAATACTATGGAATGGAACACTGCCGGGAGATTACCCTCGAAGCTAATCCCGACGACTTGACCGAAGCCTATGCCGCCATGCTGCAAAATTTGCCTTTCAACCGCATCAGTATGGGGATACAGACTTTCGACGATTCCACTCTGAAACTGCTAAACCGCCGCCATAATGCAGCACAAGCCGTCAATGCCGTAAAGCACTGCCGCCATGCAGGCTTCAACAACATAAGCATCGACCTTATCTACGGACTGCCCGGCGAAACGGATGAACGCTGGAAACGTGATTTACAACAAGCCGTCAGCCTCAACGTAGAGCACATCTCCGCTTACCACCTGACATACGAAGAAGGCACTCGCATTTACGAGCTGCTGCAAGCGCACCGTATCCGCGAAGTAGACGAAGAAAGCAGCGTCCGATTCTTCTCCACCCTGATAGATACGCTTGGCAGTGCCGGCTACGAGCACTACGAGATATCCAATTTCTGCCGTTCGGACATGTATTCCCGCCACAATACATCTTACTGGAAAGGAATTCCTTACTTGGGCTGTGGCCCTTCGGCACATTCATTCAATACGGATACCCGCGAATGGAATGTGGCTTCCCTGGAAAAATACATACATGCCATCGAAAACAATCAACGCTTGTCCGAACAGGAGCATTTGGACCGGACCACCTGCTATAACGAATGCATCATGACTTCCATTCGTACCCGTTGGGGAGTGCCCCTGAATGATATAGAACAGAAATTCGGCAAAGAACTGTGGCAATACTGCTTCGATATGGCACGTCCGCATCTGGACTGCGGAAATCTGGAAATATACGACAACAACCGTCTCTGTCTTAGCCGTAAAGGGATTTTTGTATCGGATGGCATTATCAGCGATTTAATGTTTGTAGAAAGCTAA